A single region of the Ignavibacteria bacterium genome encodes:
- a CDS encoding AI-2E family transporter translates to MSETTFNKIKRVTLTVLGIALAIYLAYLFIDILLMLAISVLLTFIFHPFVCFLEKRGLSRGWAIFMLLVTGSLLLFLGIYFLIPELSEQMTTLIESVRHANLKGTLHDWDRNLTKYIPFIRQGTIYSRIESFAGRIVMDFLNSMSFFLSSLLSLAAVLVIVPFMTFFILRDNKTIVKGIINIVPNRYFEMSYYVIRQISIQLGRFVRGWLFDAFMVGLLSGIGLSLLGINNAIPIGIVAGVGHLIPYFGPIIGGIPAIIISVAQFGDFSMLPKIIIMFLGVYAVDNGLIQPNVFSKSVDMHPIIIIVLIIAGSQIGGILGMLLAVPTATVLRTAAKEIYYAYKNYTIIRA, encoded by the coding sequence ATGTCTGAAACTACATTTAACAAAATAAAAAGAGTAACACTCACAGTTCTCGGCATCGCGCTGGCCATATATCTGGCTTACCTGTTTATTGATATACTCCTCATGCTTGCAATTTCGGTGCTTTTAACCTTCATATTTCACCCGTTTGTATGCTTTCTCGAGAAGAGGGGTTTAAGCCGGGGCTGGGCAATTTTTATGCTTCTTGTTACAGGAAGCCTGCTGCTCTTCCTGGGTATATATTTTCTCATACCCGAACTTTCAGAGCAGATGACCACACTGATTGAATCTGTAAGACACGCCAATCTGAAGGGAACGCTTCACGATTGGGACAGAAACCTGACCAAATACATTCCTTTTATACGCCAGGGGACGATCTACAGCAGGATTGAAAGCTTTGCCGGCAGAATAGTTATGGATTTCTTAAACAGCATGTCCTTCTTTTTATCGAGCCTCCTTTCACTGGCAGCGGTACTTGTAATTGTGCCTTTTATGACATTCTTTATTTTAAGGGACAATAAGACAATTGTAAAAGGGATAATTAATATTGTGCCCAACCGCTATTTTGAAATGTCTTATTATGTCATCAGGCAGATCAGCATTCAGCTCGGGCGTTTTGTAAGAGGCTGGCTCTTTGACGCGTTTATGGTGGGGCTTTTAAGCGGAATAGGGCTTTCACTCCTTGGAATCAATAATGCAATTCCGATAGGTATTGTTGCCGGTGTGGGGCATCTTATCCCCTACTTCGGACCGATCATTGGGGGAATTCCGGCAATAATAATTTCAGTTGCACAGTTCGGTGATTTTTCGATGCTGCCTAAAATAATAATTATGTTCCTGGGTGTTTATGCAGTTGATAACGGACTGATTCAGCCGAACGTTTTTTCAAAAAGCGTGGATATGCACCCGATTATTATTATTGTACTGATTATTGCAGGAAGCCAGATCGGGGGAATTCTCGGGATGCTCCTGGCCGTACCCACGGCAACGGTTCTAAGAACAGCCGCAAAAGAGATTTATTACGCTTATAAGAATTATACAATTATTAGGGCCTAG
- a CDS encoding parvulin peptidyl-prolyl isomerase, protein MKKFVLFVILIISSSLYAQEVLDKVVAVVDNEIIMKSELDFQTAQFAAQRNLNPDDQNLKKQVLNSIINDKLLYAQAQLDSVIVNDDEVNRRVDYQLEQFMQQFGSKEKVEQAYGMSTEKIKRVLRENTRKGLMSQMLIQKKFGQVESSRREVEDFFSQYKDSLGLIPEKYTIAHIFRTPRASDKVKESSLKLAQAILDSIKAGADFATMAKRYSEDPGTAQQGGDLGFSKRGRLVPEFESAAFALENGQLSDIVESPFGFHIIQLIEKRGETVHARHILIKIKSDQEADLKTIEFLSDLRDSVIRGLGKFEDYARKYSEDKESSKLGGLLGSFDVGQLDKSLTDVVGKMKQGEISYPKRMEMGNAIYGYHIVYVIKKTPQHRPDINQDYAEIKQIADYTKQEKMKAKWIDELKEKIYWEVRL, encoded by the coding sequence ATGAAAAAGTTTGTGCTTTTTGTTATACTAATAATTAGTTCTTCCCTCTACGCACAGGAGGTTCTGGATAAAGTTGTTGCCGTAGTGGATAATGAAATAATTATGAAAAGCGAGCTCGACTTCCAGACCGCCCAGTTCGCAGCCCAGCGTAACCTGAACCCTGATGACCAGAACCTGAAAAAACAGGTGCTGAATTCTATTATTAATGATAAGCTGCTTTATGCACAGGCACAGCTGGATTCGGTTATCGTAAACGACGATGAAGTCAACAGGCGCGTCGACTACCAGCTCGAACAGTTCATGCAGCAGTTCGGATCGAAGGAGAAGGTTGAGCAGGCATACGGCATGAGCACTGAAAAGATTAAAAGGGTTCTCAGGGAAAATACACGCAAAGGACTAATGTCGCAGATGCTGATACAGAAAAAATTCGGGCAGGTGGAGTCCTCAAGGCGCGAAGTTGAAGATTTCTTCAGCCAGTACAAGGATTCACTGGGTCTTATTCCTGAAAAGTACACCATAGCACACATTTTCAGGACTCCCAGGGCAAGCGATAAGGTTAAGGAATCCTCGCTTAAGTTAGCACAGGCAATACTCGATTCCATTAAAGCCGGGGCTGACTTTGCAACAATGGCAAAACGGTATTCCGAAGACCCGGGAACAGCACAGCAGGGAGGCGACCTCGGTTTCTCAAAAAGAGGACGACTGGTTCCGGAATTTGAATCAGCAGCCTTTGCACTGGAAAACGGACAGCTTTCAGATATAGTTGAATCTCCATTCGGCTTCCATATCATTCAGCTGATTGAAAAAAGAGGGGAAACGGTCCATGCAAGACACATTCTCATCAAGATCAAAAGCGATCAGGAGGCAGACCTTAAGACTATTGAATTCTTAAGCGACTTGAGAGACAGCGTTATAAGAGGTCTCGGCAAATTTGAAGATTACGCAAGAAAATACAGCGAAGACAAGGAATCCTCAAAGCTCGGCGGACTTTTGGGCAGCTTCGACGTCGGACAGCTGGATAAAAGCCTCACAGATGTAGTCGGCAAAATGAAACAGGGCGAAATCAGCTATCCCAAGAGGATGGAAATGGGCAACGCGATCTACGGATATCATATTGTATATGTCATAAAAAAGACCCCGCAGCATAGACCTGATATTAACCAGGATTATGCCGAGATCAAACAGATTGCCGACTATACAAAGCAGGAGAAAATGAAGGCAAAATGGATTGACGAGCTTAAAGAAAAAATTTACTGGGAAGTAAGACTCTAA
- a CDS encoding MoxR family ATPase has translation MKSEVQSSEDIQLVEQLNEAVGKVKREIGKVIIGQDEIINNLLISLLSRGHCLLVGVPGLAKTLLIKTLAEVLHLKFNRIQFTPDLMPSDITGTEIIEEDPISKRRSFRFMEGPVFSNIILADEINRTPPKTQAALLEAMQEHRVTAAGVTYALSEPFFVLATQNPIEQEGTYPLPEAQLDRFMFNLWLDYPTFAEELEIVKSTTSQYKAELNKVVTAEELIKFQDLIRRVPVADNVIEYSVKLVNKTRPKHNEAQKFIKDWVNWGAGPRASQYLILAAKAKAVMEGRFTPNIEDVKYAVIPVLRHRLIANFNAEADGVTSVDIIRRLMENV, from the coding sequence TTGAAATCTGAAGTTCAGTCTTCTGAGGATATTCAGCTTGTCGAACAGCTGAACGAAGCTGTAGGCAAAGTAAAAAGGGAAATCGGCAAGGTTATTATAGGGCAGGATGAGATCATAAATAATCTTCTCATATCGCTCCTTTCAAGAGGGCACTGCCTGCTTGTTGGCGTGCCGGGGCTTGCAAAAACCCTGCTCATTAAAACCCTGGCTGAGGTCCTGCACCTGAAATTTAACCGTATACAGTTTACGCCCGACCTTATGCCGAGCGATATTACGGGTACGGAAATTATAGAGGAAGATCCGATTTCAAAAAGGAGATCTTTCAGATTTATGGAAGGACCGGTTTTTTCAAACATTATTCTGGCAGATGAAATCAACAGAACGCCTCCAAAGACGCAGGCTGCTTTGCTTGAGGCAATGCAGGAGCACAGGGTTACAGCTGCAGGCGTAACCTACGCTTTAAGCGAGCCCTTTTTCGTCCTGGCTACGCAGAACCCGATTGAGCAGGAAGGCACATACCCGCTTCCGGAAGCACAGCTGGACCGCTTTATGTTCAATCTCTGGCTTGATTACCCGACATTTGCTGAAGAGCTTGAAATTGTAAAATCCACAACCAGCCAGTACAAGGCTGAGCTGAATAAGGTTGTAACGGCTGAAGAGCTTATAAAATTTCAGGACCTTATACGCCGCGTTCCCGTGGCAGATAACGTCATTGAATATTCAGTTAAGCTTGTCAATAAAACGCGCCCGAAGCACAATGAGGCTCAGAAGTTTATTAAAGACTGGGTAAACTGGGGTGCTGGCCCGAGGGCCTCACAGTATCTTATACTTGCCGCCAAGGCAAAGGCTGTTATGGAAGGAAGGTTTACCCCGAATATTGAGGACGTTAAGTATGCCGTCATTCCGGTTTTAAGGCACCGCCTGATCGCAAACTTTAACGCCGAGGCTGACGGAGTGACTTCTGTGGACATAATCCGCCGCCTGATGGAAAACGTCTGA